A window from Oceanibaculum indicum P24 encodes these proteins:
- a CDS encoding ATP-dependent 6-phosphofructokinase has translation MSKKHIGILTSGGDCAGLNACIRAVTLHACLGQGWRVTGIRYGTAGLMQTPPQTVELTPELFDTSYLRRAGTLLGSVNTGNPFAFPMPDGSRKDRSEEVIAGYRSLGLDALIGIGGDGSLAILRRLAQQGGIPLVGIPKTIDNDVAQTENALGYATAVQVAIEALDRLQPTAASHDRVMVLEVMGRDAGHIALNAGISGGADVILIPEIPYSAEKVAEKVKAVRAAGRNFALIIVAEAVRTEDGTAIMQTHGSGETRYGGIGQYIGEAVERLTGAEVRVTVLGHVQRGAEAVPQDRLLASVFGAHAVDMVAAGRFDRMVAWQNRQTVEVPLTEIVDKSHRVDPEGVMVETARQLGISFGD, from the coding sequence ATGAGCAAGAAACACATCGGTATCCTGACCAGCGGCGGCGATTGCGCCGGCCTCAATGCCTGCATCCGCGCCGTCACGCTGCATGCCTGCCTTGGCCAGGGCTGGCGCGTGACCGGCATCCGCTATGGCACAGCCGGCCTGATGCAGACACCGCCACAGACCGTGGAACTGACCCCCGAACTGTTCGACACCAGCTATCTGCGCCGCGCCGGCACGCTGCTGGGATCGGTTAACACCGGCAATCCCTTCGCCTTCCCGATGCCGGATGGCAGCCGCAAGGACCGTTCGGAGGAGGTGATCGCCGGCTACCGCTCGCTGGGGCTGGACGCGCTGATCGGCATTGGCGGCGATGGCAGCCTCGCCATCCTGCGCCGGCTGGCGCAGCAGGGCGGCATTCCGCTCGTCGGCATTCCCAAGACCATCGACAATGACGTGGCGCAGACCGAGAACGCGCTGGGCTATGCGACGGCCGTGCAGGTCGCCATCGAGGCGCTGGACCGGCTGCAGCCGACGGCGGCCAGCCATGACCGCGTGATGGTGCTGGAGGTGATGGGCCGCGATGCCGGCCATATCGCGCTGAATGCCGGCATTTCCGGCGGGGCTGACGTGATCCTGATCCCGGAAATCCCCTACAGCGCCGAAAAGGTGGCGGAAAAGGTGAAGGCGGTACGGGCCGCCGGGCGCAACTTCGCCCTCATCATCGTTGCCGAGGCGGTCCGGACCGAGGACGGAACCGCCATCATGCAGACCCATGGAAGCGGCGAAACCCGCTATGGCGGTATCGGCCAGTATATCGGTGAGGCGGTGGAGCGGCTGACCGGGGCGGAGGTGCGCGTGACCGTGCTAGGCCATGTGCAGCGCGGCGCCGAGGCGGTACCACAGGACCGGCTGTTGGCCAGCGTGTTCGGCGCGCATGCGGTGGATATGGTGGCCGCCGGCCGGTTCGACCGCATGGTCGCCTGGCAGAACCGCCAGACGGTGGAAGTGCCGCTCACCGAGATCGTGGACAAGTCGCACCGCGTCGATCCCGAGGGGGTGATGGTGGAAACCGCCCGGCAGCTCGGCATCTCCTTCGGGGACTAG
- a CDS encoding TIGR02444 family protein: MPSAHSPSASDFWSFSLDFYGRPGVAEACLALQDSHGLDVNLLLYCCWRGDTLSAAQIKAAIDLTAPWRAEIVQPLRALRRRLKPGFPPFPDAGVQDLRKRIADAELEAERLQQQALDALARQDGPVPPPARQAAVANLRLLAALCDAEDSISQLDHLASHLD; this comes from the coding sequence ATGCCTTCGGCGCACTCGCCTTCAGCTTCTGACTTCTGGTCCTTTTCGCTGGATTTTTATGGCCGGCCCGGCGTGGCAGAGGCCTGCCTGGCACTTCAGGACAGCCACGGGCTGGATGTGAATCTGCTGCTCTATTGCTGCTGGCGCGGCGATACGCTGAGCGCGGCACAGATCAAGGCCGCCATTGACCTGACCGCCCCCTGGCGCGCGGAGATCGTGCAGCCCCTGCGCGCCCTGCGCCGCCGGCTGAAACCCGGCTTCCCGCCCTTCCCCGATGCCGGAGTGCAGGACCTACGCAAGCGCATCGCCGATGCGGAGCTGGAGGCCGAAAGGCTACAACAGCAGGCACTGGACGCGCTGGCGCGGCAGGACGGGCCCGTTCCCCCGCCCGCCCGGCAGGCTGCCGTGGCCAACTTGCGGCTTCTGGCGGCACTTTGCGATGCGGAAGACAGCATCAGCCAGCTTGACCATCTGGCCAGCCATCTCGACTGA
- a CDS encoding Y-family DNA polymerase, with protein MLPRTPYLKWLFLDLNAYFASVEQQAEQRLRGRPVGVLPLKSETTCIIAASYEAKARGVKTGTPVWEARRLCPGIMLVPARHELYVEYHHLILKEINHHIPVSSVGSIDEMACELLGDEREPEKAVALARRLKRGILDNVGECLRCSIGIAPSRFAAKVASDMQKPDGLVVVRPEELPDRFFSLELRDLAGIGPNMERRLNAAGVYSVRDLASLQPKHARKIWGSVAGERFWYGLHGVDIPEAPPAAKRTIGHSRILPPAMRAPDEARQVARRLLAKAAGRLRRYGLTASALACSARLETGLRWAGEARLEATQDSFALLAAFEALWREYRPVGGTGLVKKVSVTLLGLAPVEQQAPDLFAAAEPGRQHRQNLRGKLAGALDRLNGKYGSDTVTLGLLPKVGLEYAGAKVAFTRIPEREEFSE; from the coding sequence ATGCTGCCGCGCACGCCCTATCTGAAATGGCTGTTTCTCGACCTGAACGCCTATTTCGCCAGCGTCGAACAGCAGGCGGAGCAAAGGCTGCGCGGCCGCCCGGTCGGCGTGCTGCCGCTGAAGTCGGAGACCACCTGCATCATCGCCGCCAGCTATGAGGCCAAGGCGCGCGGCGTGAAGACCGGCACCCCGGTGTGGGAGGCGCGCCGGCTGTGCCCCGGAATCATGCTGGTGCCGGCCCGGCACGAACTCTATGTCGAGTACCACCATCTGATCCTGAAAGAGATCAACCACCACATCCCGGTTTCCAGTGTCGGCTCCATCGACGAGATGGCCTGCGAGTTGCTGGGCGATGAGCGAGAGCCGGAAAAGGCCGTCGCCCTCGCCCGCCGGCTGAAGCGCGGCATCCTGGACAATGTCGGGGAATGCCTGCGCTGCTCCATCGGCATCGCGCCCAGCCGCTTCGCCGCCAAGGTCGCCAGCGACATGCAGAAGCCGGACGGGCTGGTGGTGGTGCGACCGGAGGAACTGCCGGACCGGTTCTTCAGCCTGGAACTGCGCGACCTTGCCGGCATCGGCCCGAACATGGAACGCCGGCTGAACGCCGCCGGGGTGTATTCGGTACGCGACCTGGCATCCTTGCAACCCAAGCATGCCCGGAAAATCTGGGGCAGCGTGGCCGGCGAGCGGTTCTGGTACGGGTTGCATGGCGTCGATATTCCGGAAGCCCCGCCAGCGGCGAAGCGGACGATCGGGCACAGCCGCATCCTGCCGCCCGCCATGCGCGCGCCGGACGAGGCGCGGCAGGTCGCAAGGCGGCTGCTGGCCAAGGCAGCCGGACGGCTGCGGCGCTACGGGCTGACCGCCTCGGCGCTGGCCTGCTCGGCGCGGCTGGAAACCGGGCTGCGCTGGGCCGGCGAGGCGCGGCTTGAGGCGACGCAGGACAGTTTCGCCTTGCTGGCCGCGTTCGAGGCGCTGTGGCGCGAGTATCGCCCGGTCGGCGGCACCGGGCTGGTGAAGAAGGTCTCGGTCACGCTGCTGGGGCTGGCGCCGGTCGAGCAGCAGGCGCCCGACCTCTTCGCCGCCGCCGAGCCCGGCCGCCAGCACCGCCAGAATCTCCGCGGCAAGCTGGCCGGCGCGCTGGACAGGCTGAACGGCAAATACGGCTCCGACACCGTCACGCTGGGGCTGCTGCCCAAGGTCGGGCTGGAATATGCCGGCGCCAAGGTGGCCTTCACCCGTATTCCCGAGCGGGAGGAATTCAGCGAGTGA